One genomic segment of Candidatus Poribacteria bacterium includes these proteins:
- a CDS encoding carbohydrate binding domain-containing protein: protein MRFLFTVVVLFGFATLAYAEKPPENILKNGDFDLKLDGWHHWTHADAAALFQTEGKKAEPVAGKNAVYIKISKAGELWHIQFYQQPFTLEKGITYTYNLWAKSEKPRSVVMRILHQGAPWNEYARKSINLSEEWKEFFITFKMTADDVNTRAGIIMGAEKVDVWLDHIRLYEGEFVSDIEGAEPQAVEPSDKLTTTWAILKSL from the coding sequence ATGAGATTCTTATTTACCGTAGTCGTATTGTTCGGGTTCGCAACGCTTGCATACGCCGAGAAACCCCCCGAAAATATCCTCAAAAACGGTGATTTTGACCTCAAACTTGATGGGTGGCACCATTGGACACATGCGGATGCCGCCGCGCTTTTTCAAACTGAGGGCAAAAAGGCAGAACCCGTCGCCGGAAAAAACGCTGTTTACATCAAAATCAGCAAGGCAGGCGAGTTGTGGCACATCCAATTCTATCAGCAACCCTTCACCTTGGAAAAAGGTATCACCTATACCTATAATTTGTGGGCAAAAAGTGAAAAGCCAAGAAGCGTCGTAATGCGTATCCTTCATCAAGGGGCCCCATGGAATGAATACGCCCGAAAATCAATTAACCTCTCCGAAGAATGGAAGGAATTCTTCATCACCTTCAAAATGACAGCAGATGATGTCAATACACGCGCCGGCATTATTATGGGCGCAGAGAAAGTTGATGTCTGGCTCGATCATATCCGTCTCTACGAAGGCGAATTTGTAAGCGACATTGAAGGCGCAGAGCCACAAGCCGTTGAACCTTCGGACAAATTAACAACGACTTGGGCAATACTCAAATCGCTTTAG
- a CDS encoding pyridoxamine 5'-phosphate oxidase family protein, which translates to MAKLYKQISPKLQQFIEDQKIFFVATATADSRINLSPKGMDSLRILDPKRVAWLNVTGSGNETAAHVQENPRMTLMFTAFEDNPLILRLYGTAKAIHKDDPEWQLLFPLFTPLPGARQIFDLTVDLVQTSCGMAVPLYDYVGEREQLNAWATKKGEEGVEAYWKETNRTSLDGKPTHFS; encoded by the coding sequence ATGGCAAAACTATACAAACAGATTTCACCTAAACTACAGCAATTCATCGAAGACCAAAAAATTTTCTTTGTTGCAACCGCAACTGCTGACAGCAGAATCAATCTATCCCCGAAGGGTATGGACTCTTTGCGCATCCTTGATCCAAAGCGGGTCGCTTGGTTAAACGTGACCGGAAGCGGAAATGAAACCGCCGCGCATGTTCAAGAAAACCCGCGCATGACGCTTATGTTTACCGCTTTTGAAGATAATCCCTTGATCCTTCGCCTCTACGGCACCGCAAAAGCCATCCACAAGGATGATCCCGAATGGCAGCTACTCTTCCCGCTGTTCACACCACTACCGGGTGCAAGGCAAATCTTTGATCTCACCGTTGACCTTGTGCAAACCTCGTGCGGAATGGCTGTCCCGCTTTATGACTATGTCGGTGAAAGAGAGCAGCTAAACGCGTGGGCAACCAAGAAGGGCGAAGAAGGCGTAGAAGCATATTGGAAAGAAACCAACCGCACCAGCCTCGATGGAAAACCTACCCATTTCTCCTAA